The Montipora capricornis isolate CH-2021 chromosome 1, ASM3666992v2, whole genome shotgun sequence genome contains a region encoding:
- the LOC138021760 gene encoding kinesin-like protein KIF28 yields the protein MADNVKVAVRVRPFNSREKARNAVLIIKMVGNSTYIKDPAAPDQEPRKFAFDYSYWSHDGFKERDDGYLEPANRTYADQKLVFDDLGKGVLDNAWKGYNCSLFAYGQTGSGKSYSMVGYGQNKGIIPVFCEELFSGIEGRRKEGSETEYQVTFSMLEIYNEQVRDLLNPASNKKGGLKVRQHPAKGFYVESLVTVPVKDYADIDNRIEEGTRNRTVAATNMNATSSRAHTIVAITFIQKGKNEAGQMMTKTSIVNLVDLAGSERADSTGATGDRLKEGSAINKSLSTLGNCIKALADQSMGKKGAQVPFRDSVLTKLLKNALGGNSKTVMIAALSPADINFEETLSTLRFADRAKSIKTKAVVNESPTEKLIRELREENQRLLDQLKTAGQPIVVPGEPGEPQMVGISEEEVNEMKREMEQQLLQNQREMEEMKKSWQERLAEQEAANKAREEQERKEKKLQKTTPHFWNLNEDSQLSGKVLHFIKAGKTKIGNRKADPKPDIILSGLSILVDHATVMHKGNSITILAHPDAKLMINGKPTHDEIEIHHNDRVMFGSSSLYVLHHPVELEKKKKAGAGVHVSEITYDLAQEEIAANSGFDMAKSGGQTKNDMLLQEDLLQMVPMIGETNAMAEELGKKVKFEIMLVSPQARGLKEGRTEVKVKMKSLKDDAEWIWDRNKFLNRKFLMQEMYQNYIEGDDWDLPEERDPFWEPYDAEVQIGSAQLYLQSLAYMIEVEESLSITDYKGNDQGHLQVEAYPCDKTGNEDIDDFVEDPKELIGNPLYFKLRIPHARGLPARFAKGQTWCKFKLYLDNEPSVTGSVSGTINPAYAYEKQFAFSPVTKQFVDYLMNTSLVIEVWGKQSGRKVSRKETGTVVRNNPSPSKRISEGNEIPKGMTNGTVVSKDESRNMKLELHKSQKRHERSEKKLKKMRGLIEDAKSKGVSTIEVTALEDILNGGEGNKFKATADIVLHAQKSIDKDGKITSAACSIQ from the exons AATTCTCGCGAGAAAGCTCGTAATGCAGTGCTTATCATAAAGATGGTGGGAAATAGTACCTACATTAAGGACCCAGCAGCACCAGACCAGGAACCAAGGAAATTTGCTTTTGATTATAGCTACTGGTCTCATGATGGCTTCAAGGAACGAGATGATGGTTACCTTGAACCGGCAAATAGAACTTATGCAGACCAG AAACTGGTTTTTGATGACCTTGGTAAAGGAGTACTTGATAATGCATGGAAAGGATATAACTGCTCTCTATTTGCCTATGGACAAACAGGCTCAGGGAAATCTTATTCCATGGTTGGCTATGGACAAAATAAGG gTATTATTCCAGTGTTTTGCGAAGAGTTATTCAGTGGTATAGAGGGGAGAAGAAAGGAAGGATCAGAGACGGAATATCAA GTCACATTCAGTATGCTGGAAATCTACAATGAACAG GTGCGAGATCTGTTAAACCCAGCAAGTAACAAGAAAGGAGGGCTTAAAGTCAGGCAACACCCTGCAAAGGGCTTTTACG TGGAGAGCTTGGTTACGGTCCCTGTGAAAGACTATGCTGATATCGATAACCGTATTGAAGAGGGCACTCGAAACAGAACAGTGGCTGCAACTAACATGAATGCTACCAGCAG CCGTGCACATACAATTGTCGCCATTACTTTCATCCAGAAAGGAAAGAATGAAGCAGGACAAATGATGACGAAGACCTCCATTGTTAACTTAGTAGATCTTGCTGGAAG TGAGCGGGCAGATTCAACTGGCGCCACAGGAGACAGACTGAAGGAAGGGTCAGCCATTAATAAATCGCTTTCCACTTTGGGGAACTGCATCAAAG CTCTGGCTGATCAGTCAATGGGAAAGAAGGGAGCTCAAG TACCGTTTCGCGATTCGGTCCTTACCAAGCTGCTAAAAAACGCCTTGGGTGGAAATAGCAAAACAGTTATG ATTGCTGCTCTGAGTCCTGCTGACATAAACTTTGAGGAGACACTGTCCACCCTGCGGTTTG CTGACCGAGCCAAATCCATCAAAACTAAAGCCGTCGTCAATGAGAGTCCGACGGAGAAGCTGATTCGGGAATTAAGAGAAGAAAATCAAAGGCTGTTGGACCAGCTGAAGACGGCCGGTCAACCGATTGTGGTCCCAGGAGAGCCAGGAGAGCCACAAATGGTTGGAATTTCTGAAGAGG aggtaAACGAAATGAAACGAGAAATGGAACAACAG TTGTTGCAAAATCAGCGGGAAATGGAAGAGATGAAAAAGTCGTGGCAGGAGAGACTAGCTGAGCAGGAGGCTGCTAACAAG GCGAGGGAAGAACAAgagaggaaagagaaaaaactgCAGAAAACAACACCACACTTTTGGAATCTTAACGAGGACTCACAGCTATCCGGAAAAGTTCTGCACTTTATTAAAGCGG GGAAAACGAAGATTGGAAACAGAAAAGCAGATCCGAAGCCAGACATTATTTTGAGTGGTTTGAG CATTCTTGTAGATCACGCTACAGTGATGCATAAAGGAAATTCCATTACAATCCTTGCTCATCCTGATGCAAAGTTAATGATCAACGGTAAACCAACTCATGATGAAATAGAAATTCACCACAATGACAG AGTGATGTTTGGCTCAAGTAGTTTGTATGTCTTGCATCATCCTGTCgaacttgaaaaaaagaagaaagccgGGGCTGGAGTCCACGTGAGCGAAATCACGTATGACCTGGCACAGGAGGAAATAGCGGCTAACTCTGGGTTTGATATGGCGAAGAGCGGTGGGCAAACAAAAA ATGACATGCTTTTACAAGAAGACCTGCTGCAAATGGTTCCTATGATAGGTGAAACAAACGCCATGGCTGAAGAACTTGGGAAGAAG GTGAAGTTTGAGATTATGCTCGTGTCCCCTCAAGCACGAGGGCTTAAAGAAGGAAGGACAGAG GTGAAAGTTAAAATGAAGAGTCTCAAGGATGATGCAGAATGGATCTGGGACAGGAATAAATTCCTCAACAGAAAGTTTCTGATGCAGGAAATGTACCAAAACTATATTGAAGGAGACGACTGGGATCTGCCTGAG GAAAGAGATCCTTTTTGGGAGCCTTATGATGCCGAGGTGCAAATTGGCTCAGCGCAACTTTATCTTCAAAGCTTAGCTTACATG ATTGAGGTGGAAGAGAGTCTTTCTATAACAGATTATAAGGGAAATGACCAAGGCCATTTACAA GTGGAAGCGTATCCTTGTGATAAAACAGGCAACGAGGATATCGATGACTTCGTGGAGGACCCGAAAGAGTTG ATTGGAAAtcctctttattttaaactaagAATTCCTCACGCCAGAGGTCTACCAGCAAGATTTGCCAAG GGACAGACATGGTGCAAATTTAAACTATACCTGGATAATGAACCATCTGTAACAGGAAGTGTGTCTGGTACCATTAATCCTGCCTATGCCTACGAGAAACAGTTTGCATTCTCACCGGTCACAAAACAG TTTGTCGACTACTTAATGAATACCTCGTTGGTTATCGAAGTTTGGGGAAAGCAGAGTGGACGGAAAGTGAGCCGAAAGGAGACGGGAACTGTCGTGAGGAATAACCCCTCGCCTTCCAAAAGAATATCCGAAGGAAATGAAATCCCCAAAGGAATGACAAATGGCACTGTTGTG TCCAAGGACGAATCACGGAACATGAAGCTAGAGCTGCATAAGTCACAGAAGCGACATGAAAGATCTGAGAAGAAATTG AAAAAGATGCGTGGATTAATCGAAGATGCTAAGAGTAAGGGCGTTTCCACAATAGAG GTGACTGCCCTTGAAGACATCTTAAATGGAGGTGAAGGTAACAAGTTCAAAGCAACCGCTGACATTGTCCTGCACGCTCAAAAATCCATTGACAAAGACGGCAAGATCACTAGTGCAGCCTGCTCTATCCAGTAA